The following coding sequences lie in one Mus musculus strain C57BL/6J chromosome 11, GRCm38.p6 C57BL/6J genomic window:
- the Txndc17 gene encoding thioredoxin domain-containing protein 17, with protein MATFEEVSVLGFEEFDKAVKEHEGKTIFAYFSGSKDTEGKSWCPDCVEAEPVIREGLKHVTEDCVFIYCQVGDKPYWKDPNNDFRQKLKITAVPTLLKYGTPQKLVESECCQSSLVEMIFSED; from the exons ATGGCCACCTTCGAGGAGGTGAGCGTGCTGGGCTTCGAGGAGTTCGACAAGGCAGTGAAGGAGCATGAGGGCAAGACCATTTTCGCCTACTTCAGCGGTTCTAAGGATACCGAAGGGAAGAGCTGGTGTCCGGACTGCGTGGAAG CTGAGCCAGTCATTCGAGAGGGGCTGAAGCATGTTACCGAAGACTGTGTGTTCATCTACTGCCAAGTAGGAGACAAACCTTA CTGGAAAGACCCAAATAATGACTTCAGacaaaaactgaaaataaccGCAGTGCCTACACTACTTAAATATGGAACA CCTCAAAAACTTGTGGAGTCTGAGTGCTGTCAATCCAGCCTTGTGGAGATGATCTTCTCTGAAGATTAA
- the Med31 gene encoding mediator of RNA polymerase II transcription subunit 31, with protein MAAAVAMETDDAGNRLRFQLELEFVQCLANPNYLNFLAQRGYFKDKAFVNYLKYLLYWKEPEYAKYLKYPQCLHMLELLQYEHFRKELVNAQCAKFIDEQQILHWQHYSRKRVRLQQALAEQQQQNNTAGK; from the exons ATGGCCGCGGCCGTCGCTATGGAGACAG ATGATGCTGGAAATCGGCTTCGGTTTCAGTTGGAGTTGGAATTTGTGCAATGTTTAGCCAACCCAAACTACCTTAATT TTCTTGCCCAAAGAGGTTACTTCAAAGACAAAGCTTTTGTTAATTATCTTAAGTATTTGCTTTACTGGAAAGAACCAGAATATGCCAAATATCTAAA GTACCCTCAGTGCTTACATATGTTAGAGCTGCTCCAGTATGAGCACTTTCGCAAGGAGCTGGTGAATGCGCAGTGTGCGAAGTTCATCGACGAGCAGCAGATTCTGCACTGGCAGCACTACTCTCGGAAGCGGGTGCGTCTTCAGCAAGCCCTGGccgagcagcagcagcagaataaCACAGCAGGGAAATGA
- the 4930563E22Rik gene encoding uncharacterized protein C17orf100 homolog — protein MGRMASPLRSKSSAPRVESTRHKETSTVRVETSSHREETSSHRVETSSRQVRTSSRQVETSQRHREGPSLTPSTKRLPQFLEVSSQHVETSSQCTETSSRHVRASSSLRVETTVHRVESPARQSARMAR, from the coding sequence ATGGGCAGGATGGCCTCGCCCCTTAGGAGCAAGTCCTCCGCCCCGCGAGTGGAAAGCACCCGCCACAAGGAGACATCGACTGTCCGCGTGGAGACGTCGTCCCACCGCGAGGAAACGTCATCCCACCGCGTGGAGACGTCCTCCCGGCAGGTTCGAACGTCTTCCCGGCAGGTGGAGACCTCCCAGCGCCACCGAGAGGggccctccctcaccccctccaCGAAGCGACTCCCTCAGTTCCTTGAGGTGTCCTCCCAGCACGTGGAAACCTCCTCGCAGTGCACGGAAACGTCCTCCCGCCACGTCAGGGCGTCGTCATCCCTGAGGGTGGAGACTACTGTGCACCGTGTTGAGAGCCCAGCCAGGCAGAGTGCCAGAATGGCTCGATGA